From the Panulirus ornatus isolate Po-2019 chromosome 46, ASM3632096v1, whole genome shotgun sequence genome, one window contains:
- the LOC139763036 gene encoding uncharacterized protein isoform X1: MWNNFKGISLLMNNMRRTPATEDMEDPTNSASEVQSDSEAEHTDPDSDDSDLYGDLESSLSQRLPQNVSGDSDVDDSDIFTELGMPVDHGSPFSKCDVTQSCEVSSEANKESITDDMKNEVSGNDCIKDYVVPKTAVPEKRNVKTSNQSDGDVVASETNVSVQTLKKCKDKMIEWDSDKCRTFENVLATTAALTEQVGFGKKVNATATCGSRERCDRPLPNKEVQFILSCLAREKGSSGEKSIDVNVNASISKQNGDWTLNKSAPSVSDTDKLSTVPESVRYTCKSRERDKKSTENFSSVNETLTNATDVNVSNRISSQASSVEERYLTTNKTVCAADFMMNDESGKSFRTGPVKSTKRLRRKSELKDKADSQMDLFEDFLVGRDRDELAQEVARLKLEKETLEKQLDESQNRCIDLESDNEILLSNISALWKTAMSQLRKKCSELAMLKREKEAIIFRRAMRQVPKDELDHIISRIAAYNKDEFCTFMKNLQEDEKGCAFGNVTSASVEKLSLTQRIKLNIRGTRVQSSSDIEAHALQIMLGKQGKRVAFSTEEVYMKKIKSSKDHTDFENRDTSLDYQEDKGQHKAVTNSRYSKKSNSTSSSRVSQRSFIKNTDNIDTYIEHQKFDTHDVKKLERSVFSRLGVRKSLANPDGNVSVCDVRDILKEKQNRKQSRPHETQDIHLHNSKELVSNNTKHTPIYYREPKDNEGLKDNSVSSEDNVVEGKHLQNSRHREKKSVNFASAEVEIDHDRKRETVDWGTIEKDSATMEKYLRPESPELHTHQYEVRDKASSTAQKENIDTSDQDDEMLTKSLYGQRMIARLKNLSKPRTHPHQQPVVPCSLQSLAEGSGLNADSCYSSQSQDVDGEIDCNIRTVMLPKIQKVDEEFDTVAKSNRVIKGNLKKVTLKSKNSDQKSNRSETNNSSGSVDDEKLVFCPSYSGSCLNECGSGKSLVTEGEEDGNLIMKMLPSTQKIVKENDVIGKKTQVTRRSVKRIDCNESKSIDQREDVFETNYLSEGLSSKLVSCSPHSDVEERRGTGQLLYDDGSENSGYDKEEDWIDESTETRKDNKTCLATDANKKRSCVAKDFISKDAREERTIMRKEKSEKTGMEKVSDLIFLVSNNIVGTELKEQDGKLPDMEKSYKEPDIERKISEISKMEEGRNRIVRLKKKSGISEVNKQSTEISTTENLNMLSEVNLQESEEAVSDAALGKRSDRKLNEKQISKIIDGETLIEAEGSKTSNKDERNLQISLTQFRSKSITDVDTGGSRLKKEKIDRDSSLLKEAKYVSNSKEKTDEFKSKEKKVKSKESEDRRDKKSDEDNGRSSQHQEGKVRDMKNKQRNAKTKEEGRNDDIFKKNERSDFKSTIEGRQTLKSKEKEGIYMKSLEEGTINVRSHEEEKGELESGEEETDVKSKEEERKDFKSKEKWSSRKLTQDGVTYARIEKGEHCVKLRKTEKSHMKPRQDKTEIDNAGERKDMRLKQKERKVGKSFKEERTDEKSQEVELRMKSKQKNVDVSKVLGDFFSGEEKIKKKSKRLRDVDTEDRDGKPKEGERRDMKSKIKGKDGESKDKGLKENMKFVLFEEMQGRDRKSDEVGYESLVQNDALYSEDCNEAQDSRDDVWDRGNFSLGNEVLREDGEAYVNDSQELQRKNEAPEECSRNMKKQKCRESTFLKSYISRKLSKEEIVGSERKEEILASSESMIEEIKRKDCKAVSDCESDAIDILCDKSDRDIENCFSGDESEIYNNKRNQGKRMYETKRTSNASDDSLHLTYNKDKSKGETQEMEEHDSETEGIYNESEKCVFQVSEMQDKDYIDNENLRIHSDDTEGQGENSKAIGNYISIHLNDEIMKESDDLNVSECVSDTRETGWGNHNEGENKKDSVQNREYAEESIFPEEEELLYDEGTDDSDENEPLQDLHEPDAKSTSKVSSVEGALFGSHYSTKKADVLLGGKMHDHEKIDMNLKNDSLNSKKVNPETLTDIRANEQLTKEECKHKSVHDRLSYKMKSENDEKKITSLVMTSPRKESKIDYRTKTLRSRHRYLQVRNEEEIFSDEKAINNSNRPRSFTSKKNDTRSSKSRSRSRSGSPRKECQSEIRSGRIRKLPQSLNCKYDQRSGESQSPLMEKENRLQEKKNALRESPHKRENDIFQRTRINRQQRKRTERSEESPLLMLSQRPESSHATQCKHSNIPSGARATRYQTRKKEHQTDSVVHGKQDGSSPRNKEERISLKRKERQGDWEELQSKRRKMLVKGHLSKPRDSNEENDDCVEARRYHSSPPELERRRSSRLRNLSGERRHKDDSLCSLPEREICSGERRKALRRNEVVQQHNDKETKGIKDGMKINSARSIRVDSKLLQNALAQSPSKYSVEENEKEEGELDDDDVDEEDQISIASKLIMGYNENHTLNKEEELTDLQSVIKEKGYQSEIGSSQQENETNQKCLREKENHQHEILKGEEQFTRESNRASRLRNNVSINEQRMASVVNSTHEIGEETDNYAIQRECRMKALTDSLEVKSIDRKHRSESRNLGSLVEDATFFPADLFQVVHIQGDTNRMNLSSVTGPSSGSDDTIDMIVKRHNEKYASDNMNSSDDSEMSLLQFIADDSDENSDDGENEGRKNNLITQEATARNVNDDTLHSIDLTAKEVCDKEDCEIGTEAVKTNIILRKVDDIIKSHGTGPMKPRLSSTVLPNKTPTMFNIKEMEDTFVPAGEIQSSNGRSTPVLNSDYTVEQDNQRNVEGLGNEGKSECDKSSSFESPSSSHIYSNIGVRQNQIHRYDKCEKEPNLNVLCSNTEIDVKDSIQNSTNEGDITNDITLIENETETVRYHLNVENELAGGAQDDGAIISPSTHEEPLHPEQYTKSIAASEANDGASSSSSDSDSDSGSDCLCSKCGSSSSSSSSSSCCSSSSGSDTDAENDVIGPPRGTNLHLETVQEHNVVDTQTPLTFIEECDELRNGTPSPLHNTSSNKVSCESTVRVSQKSKPLKSLPKTPKKSPHKDRETLYQSAKMPLKSPHKSCKTPCKKIPHKSPCKKTPHKTPCKKTPHKTPCKKSPKTQCKKTPHKVAYRKTGKRQNKSPKSSSTETSLDISQNATPNTPSSIPGDASPTQMVPDKTFKEKEVLSIVKVTDTETGPKHRLSSIPGVFPENLKGRQYKSIVTEDKSCDRSNEEQCTTVSVINLSKSQTISQHCKRRAASFRPRNTSQVKLSCVSINSTVSIVHSREEDSKTLSSEKTLKKSVIASQAGLGTPVKEKRAYSPKCQLSPVSYETEENAVRKKMKVLSPEMFSKVSHRLPFPEVGNGEKIADKDLDKSLSQSCESGSSVTSSVKLSASNNLVVPIRIRRAKRQLNLGLSGSSENVLVVMAADLCKNNKSSPEKDKYRATKTTPKTDLSKKRVSTVLRRSPRKSPRKLSKYS, translated from the exons ATGTGGAATAATTTTAAAG GGATATCTCTTCTCATGAATAACATGCGTAGGACTCCAGCTACTGAAGACATGGAGGATCCCACAAATTCAGCATCAGAGGTACAGTCAGACTCTGAGGCAGAACATACAGATCCTGACTCTGATGACAGTGACCTATATGGTGACCTAGAATCTTCCTTGTCTCAGAGGTTGCCTCAAAATGTATCAGGTGATTCAGATGTAGATGATTCTGACATATTTACAGAACTGGGTATGCCAGTTGATCATGGTAGTCCATTTAGTAAATGTGATGTTACACAATCATGTGAAGTCAGTTCTGAGGCAAATAAGGAATCTATCACTGATGATATGAAGAATGAAGTCAGTGGGAATGACTGTATAAAAGATTACGTTGTACCTAAAACTGCAGTTCCTGAAAAACGAAATGTCAAAACAAGCAATcaaagtgatggtgatgttgttgcCAGTGAGACTAATGTTAGTGTACAAACTCTCAAGAAATGTAAAGATAAAATGATTGAATGGGACAGCGATAAGTGTAGAACTTTTGAAAATGTGCTAGCAACAACAGCTGCATTAACTGAGCAAGTGGGATTTGGAAAAAAAGTCAATGCAACAGCCACTTGTGGTTCAAGGGAACGATGTGACCGACCATTGCCAAATAAAGAGGTACAGTTTATTTTGTCTTGTCTTGCGCGTGAAAAGGGATCGTCAGGAGAAAAATCAATAGATGTGAATGTGAATGCCAGCATATCAAAACAGAATGGAGACTGGACTTTAAATAAATCAGCCCCCTCAGTAAGTGACACTGATAAACTGAGTACAGTACCAGAATCTGTTCGATATACTtgtaagtcgagagagagagataaaaaatcAACAGAGAATTTTAGTAGTGTTAATGAGACATTGACTAATGCTACAGATGTAAATGTTAGTAACAGAATATCATCACAAGCCAGTAGTGTAGAAGAAAGGTATTTAACTACGAACAAAACTGTATGTGCTGCAGAttttatgatgaatgatgaatcagGCAAGAGCTTCAGAACTGGACCTGTAAAATCGACTAAAAGACTGAGAAGGAAAAGTGAACTTAAGGATAAGGCTGATTCACAAATGGATCTCTTTGAGGACTTTCTTGTTGGTAGAGATAGAGATGAG CTGGCTCAGGAAGTAGCTAGACTAAAGTTAGAAAAAGAAACCCTGGAGAAACAGCTGGATGAATCCCAAAATCGGTGTATAgatttggaaagtgataatgagaTATTGCTGTCCAATATATCAGCTCTGTGGAAGACTGCAATGTCCCAGTTGCGTAAGAAGTGCAGCGAGCTAGCTATGCTAAAAAGAGA GAAAGAAGCAATCATCTTCCGGCGAGCCATGCGTCAGGTTCCTAAAGATGAGCTGGACCATATCATTTCCCGGATTGCTGCATACAACAAAGATGAGTTCTGTACCTTTATGAAG aacttgcaggaggatgaaaaaggATGTGCCTTTGGTAATGTCACATCAGCATCTGTTGAAAAGCTAAGTTTGACCCAAAGAATTAAACTCAACATAAGAGGAACACGTGTTCAGTCTTCCTCAGATATTGAAGCTCATGCACTTCAGATCATGCTAGGAAAGCAAGGAAAAAGAGTTGCTTTTTCCACTGAAGAAGTTTACATGAAGAAAATCAAGTCATCTAAGGATCATACAGATTTTGAAAATCGAGATACATCTCTAGATTATCAGGAAGACAAAGGGCAGCACAAAGCTGTGACAAACAGCAGGTACTCAAAAAAATCTAACAGTACAAGTAGTAGTAGGGTTTCCCAAAGAAGTTTCATAAAGAATACTGATAACATAGATACCTATATTGAACATCAAAAGTTTGATACACATGATGTTAAAAAACTTGAAAGAAGTGTGTTTTCTAGATTAGGGGTTAGAAAATCTCTTGCAAACCCTGATGGAAACGTCTCTGTATGTGATGTCAGAGATATTCTTAAGGAGAAACAGAACAGGAAGCAAAGCAGGCCACATGAAACACAGGATATACATTTGCATAATTCTAAAGAGCTTGTGAGTAATAATACCAAGCACACGCCAATATATTATAGAGAGCCCAAGGACAATGAAGGATTAAAAGATAACAGTGTAAGTAGTGAAGACAATGTTGTGGAGGgaaaacatttacaaaattcTCGTCACAGAGAAAAGAAGAGCGTCAATTTTGCTTCAGCAGAAGTTGAAATTGACcatgatagaaagagagagactgtggATTGGGGTACCATTGAAAAAGATAGTGCAACTATGGAAAAATATCTTAGACCAGAATCACCAGAACTGCACACTCACCAGTATGAAGTCAGAGATAAAGCAAGTAGTACtgcacaaaaagaaaatattgatacATCGGATCAAGACGATGAAATGCTGACAAAGTCTTTGTATGGTCAGAGAATGATAGCAAGACTTAAAAATTTGAGTAAACCAAGAACCCATCCTCATCAGCAGCCAGTTGTGCCATGCTCATTGCAGTCATTAGCAGAAGGTTCTGGTTTAAATGCTGATAGCTGTTATTCATCACAGTCAcaagatgttgatggtgaaataGATTGTAACATAAGAACAGTTATGCTCCCCAAAATTCAAAAAGTAGATGAAGAGTTTGATACAGTTGCCAAGAGTAATCGAGTTATCAAAGGAAACTTGAAAAAAGTTACTCTTAAAAGTAAGAATTCTGACCAGAAGTCAAATAGAAGTGAGACTAATAATTCATCagggagtgtggatgatgagaaGCTTGTTTTTTGTCCATCATATTCTGGTTCATGTCTTAATGAGTGTGGTTCAGGAAAATCATTAGTTACAGAAGGTGAAGAAGATGGTAATTTAATAATGAAAATGCTTCCCAGTACTCAAAAAATAGTTAAAGAAAATGATGTAATTGGTAAGAAAACCCAAGTTACCAGAAGGAGTGTGAAAAGAATTGATTGTAATGAAAGTAAAAGCATAGACCAGAGGGAAGATGTGTTTGAGACTAATTATTTGTCAGAGGGTTTAAGTAGTAAACTTGTTTCTTGTTCGCCACATTCTGATGTTGAAGAACGAAGAGGAACAGGGCAGTTGCTGTATGATGATGGATCAGAAAATTCAGGATATGATAAAGAAGAGGATTGGATCGATGAAAGTACAGAAACtagaaaagacaataaaacatGTTTAGCGACAGATGCCAACAAGAAACGATCATGTGTGGCAAAGGACTTTATAAGTAAAGATGCAAGAGAGGAAAGGACAATAATGCGCAAAGAAAAAAGCGAGAAAACAGGAATGGAAAAAGTAAGCGACTTAATTTTCTTGGTCagtaacaacattgttggaacggaATTAAAAGAACAAGATGGAAAGTTACCAGACATGGAAAAAAGCTATAAGGAACCTGATATAGAGAGAAAAATATCTGAGATATCAAaaatggaagaaggaagaaataGGATTGTCAGATTGAAGAAAAAAAGTGGGATATCCGAAGTTAACAAACAAAGTACTGAAATTTCAACAACAGAAAATCTCAACATGTTAAGTGAGGTAAATTTACAAGAGTCAGAAGAAGCAGTGTCAGATGCAGCTCTAGGTAAACGAAGTGAcagaaaattaaatgaaaaacaaATCAGTAAGATAATTGATGGAGAAACATTGATTGAGGCTGAGGGTAGTAAAACATCAAACAAAGATGAAAGAAATTTACAGATTTCATTGACACAGTTTAGAAGCAAAAGCATAACAGATGTAGATACAGGTGGCAGTAGgctaaaaaaggaaaagatagatagagatagcaGTTTGTTAAAAGAAGCAAAGTATGTGAGCAACAGTAAAGAAAAAACTGATGAATTTaaatcaaaagagaaaaaagtgaaaagtaaggaatcagaagacagaagagacaaGAAGTCAGATGAGGATAATGGAAGAAGCAGCCAGcatcaagaaggaaaagttagaGACATGAAGAACAAGCAAAGAAACGCAAAGAccaaagaggaaggaaggaatgatgacatatttaaaaaaaatgaaaggagtGATTTCAAGTCAACAATAGAAGGTAGACAAACTTTGAAGTCAAAGGAGAAAGAAGGAATTTATATGAAGTCCCTTGAGGAAGGAACAATAAATGTGAGATCACATGAGGAAGAAAAAGGTGAATTAGAGTCTGGGGAGGAAGAAACTGATGTAAaatcaaaggaggaggagagaaaagattttAAATCAAAGGAGAAGTGGAGTAGCCGGAAGCTAACCCAGGATGGAGTAACTTATGCAAGAATAGAGAAAGGAGAACATTGTGTAAAATTAAGAAAGACTGAAAAAAGCCATATGAAGCCCAGACAGGACAAGACAGAAATTGATAATGCAGGAGAAAGGAAAGATATGAGGTTAaaacagaaagagagaaaggttggAAAGTCATTTAAGGAagaaagaacagatgaaaaatcACAGGAGGTAGAACTGAGAATGAAATCAAAGCAAAAGAATGTAGATGTCTCAAAAGTGCTAGGAGATTTCTTCTCAGgagaggaaaaaattaaaaagaagtCAAAGAGGTTAAGAGATGTAGATACAGAAGATAGAGATGGTAAGCCAAAGGAAGGCGAAAGAAGAGATATGAAATCTAAAATTAAGGGAAAAGATGGGGAATCAAAAGATAAAGGattaaaggaaaatatgaaatttgTTTTGTTTGAGGAAATGCAAGGCAGAGACAGAAAATCAGATGAGGTTGGTTATGAAAGCCTTGTGCAGAATGATGCATTATATTCTGAGGACTGTAATGAAGCTCAAGATAGTAGAGACGATGTATGGGATCGTGGTAACTTTTCATTGGGTAATGAAGTACTAAGAGAGGATGGTGAAGCTTATGTAAATGACAGTCAAGAACTTCAAAGGAAAAATGAAGCTCCAGAAGAATGTAgtagaaatatgaaaaaacagAAATGTAGAGAATCTACATTTCTGAAGTCATATATATCAAGGAAGTTAAGCAAAGAAGAAATTGTGGGgagtgaaaggaaagaagaaatattaGCTTCATCTGAAAGTATGATAGAGGAAATAAAACGAAAGGACTGCAAAGCAGTAAGTGACTGTGAAAGTGATGCCATTGATATACTTTGTGATAAGTCTGATAGAGATATAGAAAACTGTTTTAGTGGAGATGAATCTGAGATATATAACAATAAAAGAAATCAAGGGAAAAGGATGTATGAAACTAAAAGAACCTCTAATGCTTCTGATGACTCGCTCCATCTTACTTACAACAAAGACAAAAGTAAAGGAGAAACTCAAGAGATGGAGGAACATGACAGTGAGACAGAGGGCATTTACAATGAATCAGAAAAGTGTGTTTTTCAAGTTTCTGAAATGCAAGATAAAGATTATATAGATAATGAAAACCTTAGAATCCACTCAGATGATACTGAAGGTCAAGGAGAAAACTCCAAAGCTATTGGAAATTATATTTCCATTCATTtgaatgatgaaataatgaaagagagtgatgatttgaatgtgagtgaatgtgtcagtgaTACAAGAGAAACTGGTTGGGGAAATCATAATGAAGGGGAGAACAAGAAAGACAGTGTGCAAAATCGTGAATATGCTGAAGAAAGTATTTTCCCAGAGGAAGAGGAGCTTTTGTATGATGAGGGaactgatgatagtgatgaaaatGAACCTTTACAAGACCTTCATGAACCAGATGCCAAATCTACCAGCAAAGTATCAAGTGTGGAAGGTGCTCTGTTTGGCAGCCATTATAGTACCAAGAAAGCTGATGTTCTTCTCGGTGGAAAAATGCATGATCATGAAAAGATTGATATGAATTTGAAAAATGATAGTTTAAACAGTAAAAAGGTGAACCCAGAAACATTGACAGACATCAGAGCTAATGAACAGCTAACCAAGGAAGAATGTAAACATAAAAGTGTTCATGATAGGTTATCGTACAAAATGAAAAGTGAAAATGATGAGAAAAAGATCACCTCACTAGTGATGACCTCACCAAGGAAAGAAAGCAAGATTGATTACCGTACAAAGACTCTGCGGAGCAGACATAGATACCTTCAAGTAAGAAATGAGGAAGAAATTTTTAGTGATGAGAAAGCAATAAATAACAGCAATCGGCCAAGGAGTTTTACTTCCAAAAAGAATGATACAAGAAGTAGCAAAAGCAGGAGTCGCTCAAGGAGTGGATCTCCCAGGAAAGAATGCCAATCTGAAATACGAAGTGGGAGAATAAGGAAATTGCCCCAGAGTCTTAACTGCAAGTATGATCAGAGGAGTGGGGAGAGTCAGAGTCCATTGATGGAGAAAGAAAATAGGTTACAAGAAAAGAAGAATGCATTGCGAGAATCACCACacaaaagagaaaatgacattTTTCAAAGAACTAGAATTAATAGACAGCAAAGGAAAAGGACTGAAAGATCTGAAGAAAGTCCCTTATTAATGCTTTCACAAAGGCCTGAGAGTAGCCATGCAACACAGTGTAAACACAGTAATATCCCATCAGGAGCAAGGGCAACTAGATATCAAACCAGAAAAAAGGAACATCAAACTGACTCAGTAGTTCATGGGAAACAAGATGGGAGTTCTCCTAGAAATAAGGAGGAAAGAATCtcacttaaaagaaaagaaagacaaggagATTGGGAAGAATTACAaagtaagagaagaaagatgTTGGTAAAGGGTCACTTAAGTAAACCAAGAGATAGCAATGAGGAAAATGATGACTGTGTAGAAGCAAGAAGGTATCACTCATCGCCACCTGAATTAGAGAGGAGGAGAAGCTCACGATTAAGGAATCTGTCTGGTGAAAGACGACACAAAGATGATTCTCTCTGCAGTTTGCCGGAAAGAGAAATTTGtagtggagagaggaggaaggcttTAAGAAGGAATGAAGTAGTTCAACAGCATAATGATAAAGAGACAAAGGGTattaaggatggaatgaaaattaaCTCTGCCAGGAGCATACGTGTTGACAGTAAATTGTTACAGAATGCATTGGCACAGTCTCCTTCAAAATATTCTGTAGAGGAgaatgaaaaggaggaaggagaactggatgatgatgatgtagatgaggAAGATCAGATTTCAATAGCGAGTAAACTAATAATGGGGTATAATGAAAATCACACTCTGAATAAAGAGGAAGAATTAACAGACCTCCAGAGTGTAATAAAAGAGAAAGGTTACCAGTCAGAGATTGGTAGTAGTCAACAAGAAAATGAGACAAATCAGAAATgcttaagagagaaagagaatcatCAACATGAAATTCTTAAGGGAGAAGAGCAGTTTACAAGAGAATCAAATAGGGCATCCAGacttagaaataatgttagtataaATGAACAGAGAATGGCATCTGTAGTAAATTCAACACATGAGATTGGTGAAGAAACTGATAATTATGCAATACAAAGGGAATGCAGAATGAAAGCTTTGACAGATTCATTGGAAGTGAAAAGTATTGATCGCAAACACAGATCAGAATCTAGGAACCTAGGAAGTTTAGTGGAGGATGCAACATTCTTCCCAGCTGATCTCTTTCAGGTCGTCCATATCCAGGGAGATACTAATAGGATGAACTTGTCATCAGTCACAGGTCCATCATCAGGGAGTGATGACACCATTGATATGATAGTTAAGAGGCACAATGAAAAATATGCCTCAGACAATATGAACTCGAGTGATGATTCTGAGATGTCTTTGTTGCAGTTCATTGCAGATGACTCGGATGAAAACAGTGATGATGGGGAaaatgagggaagaaagaataatcTTATAACACAAGAGGCCACAGCCAGAAATGTGAATGATGATACATTACATTCTATAGATTTAACTGCCAAAGAAGTGTGTGACAAAGAAGATTGTGAAATAGGCACAGAAGCTGTGAAAACTAACATAATACTTAGGAAAGTAGATGACATTATTAAATCACATGGCACAGGCCCAATGAAGCCCAGACTTTCATCAACAGTACTTCCTAACAAAACACCTACCATGTTTAACATTAAAGAAATGGAAGATACTTTTGTCCCCGCTGGTGAAATTCAGTCAAGTAATGGAAGGAGCACCCCAGTCTTGAATTCTGATTATACTGTAGAACAAGACAACCAAAGAAATGTCGAGGGCTTAGGTAATGAAGGAAAATCAGAGTGTGATAAGTCATCCAGTTTTGAATCACCCAGCAGTTCACACATTTACAGCAACATAGGAGTTAGACAGAATCAGATCCATAGATATgacaaatgtgaaaaagagccgAATCTTAACGTTCTCTGTAGTAATACTGAAATTGATGTTAAGGATAGCATTCAGAATAGTACTAACGAAGGTGACATTACTAATGATATCACACTCATTGAGAATGAGACTGAAACTGTCAGATATCACCTTAATGTTGAAAATGAGCTTGCAGGTGGTGCACAAGATGATGGTGCCATAATCTCTCCAAGCACTCACGAGGAGCCATTACATCCAGAGCAGTATACAAAGTCAATTGCAGCTTCAGAGGCTAATGATGGTGCTTCTAGTAGCTCCAGTGACTCAGACTCTGACTCTGGCAGTGACTGCCTGTGCAGTAAATGtggaagcagtagtagtagttccaGCAGTAGTAGTTGCTGTTCAAGTTCTTCAGGTTCTGATACAGATGCAGAAAATGATGTTATAGGCCCTCCGAGAGGCACAAATCTTCATTTGGAGACAGTGCAAGAACATAATGTTGTAGATACCCAGACTCCACTGACTTTTATAGAAGAATGTGATGAACTGAGGAATGGGACACCTTCTCCTTTACATAATACATCATCAAACAAGGTTTCCTGTGAGTCAACTGTTAGAGTTTCACAAAAGTCTAAGCCATTGAAGTCATTACCTAAAACACCAAAAAAGTCACCTCATAAAGATAGAGAGACTTTATACCAATCAGCAAAAATGCCTCTAAAGTCCCCTCACAAGTCTTGTAAGACTCCATGTAAAAAAATTCCTCATAAAAGTCCATGCAAGAAAACTCCTCATAAGACTCCATGCAAGAAAACTCCTCATAAGACTCCATGCAAGAAGTCTCCTAAGACTCAGTGTAAGAAAACTCCACATAAGGTTGCTtacagaaaaactggaaaaagacaaaataaatcTCCAAAATCAAGCTCCACTGAGACAAGCTTAGACATCTCTCAGAATGCCACACCAAATACTCCGAGTAGTATCCCAGGAGATGCGTCTCCCACTCAGATGGTTCCGGACAAAACTTTCAAGGAAAAGGAAGTGTTGAGTATTGTCAAGGTAACTGACACTGAAACAGGACCTAAACATAGAttatcatccattcctggagtaTTTCCAGAAAACCTGAAAGGAAGGCAATATAAAAGTATAGTTACAGAAGATAAGTCATGTGACAGAAGTAATGAGGAACAGTGTACAACAGTATCTGTAATTAACTTGTCTAAGTCACAAACTATTTCTCAGCATTGTAAGAGGAGGGCAGCAAGTTTTAGACCAAGGAATACTTCACAAGTGAAGCTTTCCTGCGTAAGTATTAATTCTACAGTTTCAATTGTTCATAGTAGGGaggaggattcaaagactttgtccTCTGAAAAGACTCTTAAGAAAAGTGTTATTGCATCTCAAGCAGGATTAGGTACTccagtgaaagagaaacgagCTTATTCTCCAAAATGCCAGTTATCCCCAGTGAGCTATGAAACTGAGGAGAATGCAgttagaaagaaaatgaaagtattaTCACCAGAAATGTTTAGTAAAGTGTCTCATAGATTACCGTTTCCAGAAGTAGGTAATGGTGAAAAGATTGCTGATAAAGATTTAGATAAATCTTTGAGTCAGTCATGTGAGTCAGGTTCTTCTGTAACATCATCAGTCAAACTGTCTGCAAGCAACAATTTGGTTGTCCCAATTAGGATACGTCGAGCAAAGAGACAGTTGAATTTAGGTTTATCAGGCTCATCTGAAAATGTTTTGGTGGTAATGGCTGCTGATTTATGTAAGAACAATAAGTCTTCACCCGAAAAGGATAAGTATAGAGCCACAAAAACTACACCAAAGACGGATTTAAGTAAGAAGCGGGTGAGTACAGTACTCCGTAGAAGTCCAAGGAAAAGCCCAAGAAAGTTGTCGAAGTATTCATAG